From the genome of Candidatus Binatia bacterium, one region includes:
- the def gene encoding peptide deformylase, which translates to MARSLRYYGDPVLRRKAAPAQAGPELAALVADLFDVMYREKGVGLAAPQVGESTRVFVVDVEDDAGRTKQAFVNPVITKREGTMNGEEGCLSIPGYREDVKRWAAIEVQATDETGRPFTLEAEGLLARAIQHELDHLDGILFLDRLSPIKRKLLEARLKRFQAPVHAMDAEGSRSSL; encoded by the coding sequence GTGGCGCGGAGTCTCCGCTACTACGGCGATCCGGTGCTGCGCCGGAAAGCCGCGCCCGCCCAGGCGGGGCCCGAGCTGGCCGCGCTCGTGGCCGATCTCTTCGACGTGATGTACCGCGAGAAGGGGGTCGGTCTGGCGGCGCCGCAGGTGGGCGAGTCGACGCGCGTCTTCGTCGTGGACGTCGAAGACGACGCCGGACGCACGAAGCAGGCGTTCGTGAACCCGGTGATCACGAAGCGCGAGGGGACGATGAACGGCGAGGAGGGGTGCCTGAGCATCCCCGGGTATCGCGAGGACGTGAAGCGCTGGGCCGCGATCGAGGTCCAGGCCACGGACGAGACCGGCCGCCCCTTCACGCTCGAAGCCGAGGGACTCCTCGCCCGCGCGATCCAGCACGAGCTGGATCACCTGGACGGCATCCTCTTCCTCGACCGCTTGAGCCCGATCAAGCGGAAGCTCCTCGAGGCGCGCTTGAAGCGCTTCCAGGCGCCCGTCCATGCGATGGACGCCGAGGGCTCCCGCTCCTCGCTCTGA
- a CDS encoding sigma-54 dependent transcriptional regulator has translation METDAPILAKPSAGVLVVDDERSLRFTLSESLSEEGYRVETASDGAEALSKVETGDFQLVLLDQKLPDSNGIEVLRKIKTKRPELPVVIMTAYGKFENAVEAARAGCYDYIGKPFELDHIKLVLSNALELATARDEVARLKAAERRRAGSTIVSGGSPAMEKIFGTMKKVTQSGSSTILLEGETGVGKELVAREIHDLSARREGPFVAVNCSAFPESLLEGELFGSEKGAYTDSKGRRRGVMEQANGGTLFLDEIGEMQANLQARLLRALEQRRFRRLGGETDVSVDIRVVAATNRDLKVMVDQGKFREDLYFRLAVIRVPVPPLRERTGDLQSLIDHFVDHFNREFGKRVKGPNEDALALMLAYRWPGNVRELKNVIERAVLLESEEWILPEHLPLEIVGAGGSAPKVLETRLHVDAGVLTLAKAEQIAIEMALGQAGGNKTRAAEALGISRQTLRTKLKEYRMEAPGGHDG, from the coding sequence ATGGAGACCGACGCACCGATCCTCGCTAAGCCGTCCGCCGGCGTGCTCGTGGTGGATGACGAACGCTCGCTCCGCTTCACGCTCAGCGAGAGCCTCTCGGAAGAGGGCTACCGCGTCGAGACGGCGTCGGATGGCGCCGAGGCGCTCTCCAAGGTCGAGACCGGCGACTTCCAGCTGGTCCTGCTCGATCAGAAGCTTCCCGACTCCAACGGGATCGAGGTGCTCCGGAAGATCAAGACGAAGCGGCCGGAGCTTCCGGTGGTGATCATGACGGCGTACGGCAAGTTCGAGAACGCGGTCGAGGCGGCGCGAGCCGGCTGCTACGACTACATCGGGAAGCCGTTCGAGCTGGACCACATCAAGCTGGTGCTCTCCAACGCGCTCGAGCTGGCGACCGCTCGCGACGAGGTGGCGCGCCTGAAAGCGGCGGAGCGCCGGCGCGCCGGCTCGACGATCGTCTCCGGCGGCAGCCCCGCCATGGAGAAGATCTTCGGCACGATGAAGAAGGTCACGCAGAGCGGGAGCAGCACCATCCTGCTCGAGGGGGAGACCGGCGTCGGCAAGGAGCTCGTCGCCCGGGAGATCCACGACCTGAGCGCGCGCCGCGAGGGCCCGTTCGTGGCGGTGAACTGCAGCGCCTTCCCCGAGTCGCTGCTCGAAGGGGAGCTGTTCGGGAGCGAGAAGGGCGCCTACACCGATTCCAAGGGCCGGCGGCGCGGCGTCATGGAGCAGGCGAACGGGGGGACGCTGTTCCTCGACGAGATCGGGGAGATGCAGGCGAACCTTCAGGCCCGGCTCCTGCGCGCGCTGGAGCAGCGGCGCTTTCGCCGGCTGGGCGGCGAGACCGACGTGTCGGTCGACATCCGCGTCGTCGCGGCGACGAACCGCGACCTCAAGGTCATGGTGGACCAGGGAAAATTCCGGGAGGATCTCTACTTCCGGCTCGCGGTGATCCGCGTTCCCGTGCCGCCCCTCCGGGAGCGCACCGGCGACCTCCAGTCGTTGATCGACCACTTCGTGGATCACTTCAACCGGGAGTTCGGGAAGCGGGTGAAGGGGCCGAACGAGGACGCGCTCGCCCTGATGCTGGCCTACCGCTGGCCGGGGAACGTGCGCGAGCTGAAGAACGTGATCGAGCGCGCCGTCCTCCTCGAGAGCGAGGAGTGGATCCTGCCGGAGCACCTGCCGCTCGAGATCGTGGGCGCGGGCGGGTCGGCCCCCAAGGTGCTCGAGACGCGTCTCCACGTGGACGCGGGCGTCCTCACGCTGGCGAAGGCGGAGCAGATCGCGATCGAGATGGCGCTGGGGCAGGCGGGCGGCAACAAGACGCGCGCGGCGGAGGCGCTCGGGATCTCGCGCCAGACGCTCCGCACGAAGCTCAAGGAGTACCGGATGGAAGCCCCGGGGGGCCATGACGGCTGA
- the fmt gene encoding methionyl-tRNA formyltransferase produces MRLVYYGTPALAVPPLRRLVEDGRAPLLVVTRPDRPKGRGLASSASPVKEAALQLGLPVETPSRAGAPEAIERIRALQPDLLIVAAYGQIFPAALLATPRLGALNVHYSLLPRHRGAAPVQAAILAGDAETGVTTMWMTEGLDEGPVFLKRSTAIEPGEDAGALGARLAALGAACLAESLERIEAGEIRREEQDPARATMAKKIRPADARLDPGASPETLARLVRAFAPEPGAYFVLDAAGASTEGDRLLLLAAEPGSATVPATAPGTVLAIDRARGVEIALSRGSLWLQRVKPAGRRAMSGAEYANGKRLKPGDRLPIILGAPAPGARSKGSS; encoded by the coding sequence ATGCGCCTCGTCTATTACGGCACGCCGGCGCTCGCCGTGCCGCCGCTCCGGCGCCTGGTCGAAGACGGACGCGCCCCCCTCCTCGTGGTGACGCGCCCCGACCGTCCCAAGGGGCGCGGCCTCGCTTCGTCGGCATCCCCGGTCAAGGAGGCCGCGCTCCAGCTCGGGCTGCCCGTCGAGACGCCGTCCCGGGCGGGCGCGCCCGAGGCGATCGAGCGCATCCGCGCGCTCCAGCCCGATCTCCTGATCGTCGCCGCGTACGGGCAGATCTTCCCCGCGGCGCTGCTCGCCACGCCGAGGCTGGGCGCCCTCAACGTGCACTACTCGCTCCTGCCGCGCCACCGCGGGGCCGCCCCGGTTCAGGCGGCCATCCTCGCGGGCGACGCCGAGACGGGGGTGACCACGATGTGGATGACCGAGGGGCTCGACGAGGGGCCGGTCTTTCTCAAGAGGAGCACCGCGATCGAGCCGGGCGAGGACGCCGGAGCGCTCGGCGCCCGCCTGGCCGCGCTCGGCGCCGCGTGCCTCGCCGAATCGCTCGAACGGATCGAGGCCGGGGAGATCCGGCGCGAGGAACAGGACCCCGCGCGCGCCACGATGGCCAAGAAGATCCGCCCCGCCGACGCGCGGCTCGATCCCGGCGCGTCGCCGGAGACGCTGGCCCGCCTCGTGCGCGCGTTCGCCCCCGAGCCGGGCGCCTATTTCGTCCTCGATGCGGCCGGGGCGTCCACCGAGGGCGACCGGCTCCTCCTGCTCGCCGCCGAGCCCGGCTCCGCGACGGTCCCCGCGACGGCCCCGGGGACCGTGCTCGCGATCGACCGCGCCCGCGGCGTGGAGATCGCGCTCTCGCGGGGGTCGCTCTGGCTCCAGCGCGTGAAGCCGGCGGGACGGAGAGCGATGTCGGGCGCCGAGTA
- the tgt gene encoding tRNA guanosine(34) transglycosylase Tgt, whose translation MTAEPAPAPGPGSSPRPQPQPNPFRLERGGPASPRAGLLATGHGVVRTPAFMPVGTAGSVKGLAPDEIRAAGTQILLANTYHLMLRPGAALVRELGGLHAFMGWDGAILTDSGGYQMVSLKERVRISEEGVEFRSHLDGALEFLSPERAMEIQADLGPDIAVTLDHAVPLPAPEADVRDGAERTLRWTERSLARAASLTTPAGLPQLHFAIVQGGGDPALRAEMAARTAALPCDGFAIGGLSLGETKAETWASARGANEALPADRPRYLMGMGTPEDLLDGIASGVDLFDCVLPTRNARNGMAFTSEGTLNIRNAAHARSPLPLDPRCACAACARFTRAYLRHLHQAGEILAHRMLTLHNVTFYQTLMNEAREAIDRGAFDVYEREFRRRYRARRDDASPPEAQE comes from the coding sequence ATGACGGCTGAGCCGGCGCCGGCGCCCGGCCCCGGAAGCAGCCCCCGGCCGCAGCCCCAACCGAATCCCTTCCGCCTGGAGCGCGGCGGCCCGGCGTCCCCGCGCGCCGGACTCCTCGCCACCGGCCACGGCGTCGTGCGCACCCCCGCGTTCATGCCCGTCGGCACGGCCGGGAGCGTGAAGGGGCTCGCTCCCGACGAGATCCGCGCGGCCGGCACGCAGATCCTCCTCGCGAATACCTATCACCTGATGCTCCGACCCGGCGCCGCGCTCGTGCGCGAGCTGGGCGGCCTTCACGCGTTCATGGGGTGGGACGGCGCGATCCTCACCGACAGCGGCGGCTATCAGATGGTGAGCCTGAAGGAGCGGGTGCGGATCTCGGAGGAGGGGGTGGAGTTCCGCTCCCACCTGGACGGCGCCCTCGAGTTCCTCTCGCCCGAGAGGGCCATGGAGATCCAGGCCGATCTCGGGCCCGACATCGCGGTGACGCTGGACCATGCCGTGCCGCTCCCGGCGCCCGAGGCCGACGTGCGGGACGGGGCCGAGCGGACGCTCCGCTGGACCGAGCGCTCGCTGGCGCGCGCGGCGTCGCTCACCACGCCCGCCGGCCTCCCGCAGCTCCACTTCGCGATCGTGCAGGGCGGGGGCGATCCGGCGCTGCGGGCGGAGATGGCGGCGCGCACGGCCGCCCTCCCGTGCGACGGGTTCGCGATCGGCGGGCTTTCCCTGGGCGAGACCAAGGCGGAGACGTGGGCGTCGGCGCGCGGCGCGAACGAAGCGCTCCCGGCCGACCGGCCGCGCTATCTCATGGGCATGGGCACGCCCGAGGATCTGCTCGACGGCATCGCCTCCGGGGTGGATCTCTTCGACTGCGTGCTCCCGACGCGGAACGCGCGGAACGGGATGGCGTTCACGTCGGAGGGCACCCTCAACATCCGGAACGCGGCCCACGCGCGCTCGCCCCTGCCGCTCGATCCGCGCTGCGCCTGCGCGGCGTGCGCGCGCTTCACGCGCGCCTATCTGCGGCACCTGCATCAGGCGGGGGAGATCCTGGCCCACCGAATGCTGACCTTGCACAACGTGACGTTTTACCAGACACTGATGAACGAGGCGCGCGAGGCGATCGATCGCGGCGCCTTCGACGTGTACGAGCGCGAGTTCCGCCGCCGCTATCGCGCGCGCCGGGACGACGCCTCCCCGCCCGAGGCCCAGGAGTAA
- a CDS encoding ATP-binding protein: MRPRPATDLSPATRPRLRPARAVAESLYRYAPFGVLAVDREGRVVAVNETACRLLGYAAEEMLQEPASLHFRAPKGDGHVLPGACAAPEEPREVEVATKNQDALPISLRLLPLETESGALGGTLALFVDLRGEKSRDEQWRRRDRLASLGALAAGVAHEIRNPLAGIGASAQILARRLPAGDPRASFATLIVEEVARLDRIVESLLQFARPATPKLARQSLLPALEKAITLMHEPAVRQKVSLVADRAERVPEIYVDVDQILQVLVNVVKNAIQAMPDGGEIKVGIGVKRKRLVERSAIGRRASDRLESARPIPEQEVVEIRVQDNGPGIPAATLARVFDPFFTTRAQGSGLGLSICQTIVREHGGVITVESTVGQGTTVTIDLPVEKRHGDRRTDPR; this comes from the coding sequence GTGAGACCCCGCCCCGCCACCGATCTTTCCCCCGCGACCAGGCCCCGGCTGCGCCCGGCGCGGGCCGTGGCCGAGAGTCTCTATCGCTATGCGCCCTTCGGGGTTCTGGCGGTGGACCGCGAGGGACGGGTGGTCGCGGTGAACGAGACCGCCTGCCGGCTCCTCGGCTATGCGGCCGAGGAGATGCTCCAGGAGCCGGCCTCGCTCCATTTCCGGGCGCCGAAGGGAGACGGGCACGTCCTTCCGGGCGCGTGCGCCGCGCCGGAGGAGCCGCGCGAGGTCGAGGTGGCGACCAAGAACCAGGACGCCCTCCCGATCTCGCTCCGCCTGCTTCCCCTCGAGACCGAGTCGGGAGCGCTCGGCGGGACCCTCGCCCTCTTCGTGGACCTTCGCGGCGAGAAGTCGCGCGACGAGCAGTGGCGCCGCCGGGACCGCCTGGCCTCGCTGGGCGCGCTGGCCGCCGGCGTGGCGCACGAGATCCGAAACCCGCTCGCCGGGATCGGCGCCTCGGCGCAGATTCTCGCGCGCAGGCTTCCGGCGGGGGATCCGCGCGCCTCCTTCGCCACGCTCATCGTCGAGGAGGTGGCGCGCCTCGACCGGATCGTGGAGAGCCTGCTCCAGTTCGCGCGCCCCGCCACGCCCAAGCTGGCCCGGCAGTCGCTGCTGCCCGCGCTGGAGAAGGCGATCACGCTGATGCACGAGCCGGCGGTGCGGCAGAAGGTGTCGCTGGTCGCCGACCGCGCCGAGCGCGTTCCCGAGATCTACGTCGACGTCGACCAGATCCTCCAGGTGCTCGTGAACGTCGTGAAGAACGCGATCCAGGCGATGCCCGACGGCGGCGAGATCAAGGTCGGGATCGGCGTGAAGCGGAAGCGGCTGGTGGAGCGGAGCGCCATCGGCCGGCGGGCCTCCGACCGCCTGGAGTCGGCGCGGCCGATCCCGGAGCAGGAGGTCGTCGAGATCCGCGTGCAGGACAACGGCCCCGGGATCCCGGCGGCCACGCTGGCCCGCGTCTTCGATCCCTTCTTCACGACCCGTGCCCAGGGGAGCGGCCTGGGGCTTTCCATCTGCCAGACCATCGTGCGCGAGCACGGAGGCGTGATCACCGTCGAGAGCACCGTCGGACAGGGGACCACCGTCACGATCGACCTTCCCGTGGAGAAACGACATGGAGACCGACGCACCGATCCTCGCTAA
- the yajC gene encoding preprotein translocase subunit YajC — protein sequence MLDAVYAQAAPVAAPSPADQMLHMVAILAITIGIFYFLIIRPQQKKQKEAEQMLASIRKGDRVLTSGGVYGTVIGTGGKDDVVVLRVAEDVKMEFSKQAIVQVVERGS from the coding sequence ATGCTGGATGCCGTCTACGCGCAGGCCGCGCCGGTTGCCGCGCCGTCGCCCGCCGATCAGATGCTGCACATGGTCGCGATCCTCGCGATCACGATCGGAATCTTCTACTTCCTCATCATCCGCCCCCAGCAGAAGAAGCAGAAGGAGGCCGAGCAGATGCTGGCGTCGATCCGGAAGGGGGACCGCGTCCTCACCTCCGGCGGCGTCTACGGCACCGTGATCGGAACGGGCGGGAAGGACGACGTGGTCGTGCTCCGCGTGGCGGAGGACGTGAAGATGGAGTTCTCCAAGCAGGCGATCGTCCAGGTCGTGGAGCGCGGGAGCTGA